The Synchiropus splendidus isolate RoL2022-P1 chromosome 11, RoL_Sspl_1.0, whole genome shotgun sequence genome contains a region encoding:
- the c1qtnf2 gene encoding complement C1q tumor necrosis factor-related protein 2, with amino-acid sequence MIWMHLKMPAGVYLPAASVALQIFWIFLLSVVLSQSSNPLPKKKQNITIQASQLVCSLPGPPGPDGYPGAPGSPGPSGRMGPPGMDGPDGKDGEKGAKGDEGDQGRPGNQGKPGVKGRDGVIGKAGPRGLKGQRGSAGLTGKRGQKGDVGDKGEEGHPGRCNCGTAARSAFSVAVTKSYPKERLPIRFSRVLLNEGNHYNTSSGKFVCAIPGVYYFSYDITLANKHLAIGLVHNGQYKIKTFDANTGNHDVASGSTVLHLQQHDQVWLQIFYSEQNGLFFDPFWTDSTFTGFLIYADQNVLNEADREANAEDSR; translated from the exons ATGATCTGGATGCATCTGAAAATGCCTGCGGGTGTTTACTTGCCAGCTG CATCCGTCGCGCTCCAGATCTTCTGGATCTTCTTGCTGTCGGTCGTGCTCTCGCAGTCCTCAAACCCTCTGCCCAAGAAAAAGCAGAACATCACAATCCAGGCTTCTCAGCTGGTGTGCAGTTTACCAGGTCCACCTGGCCCTGATGGGTATCCCGGCGCCCCTGGATCCCCTGGTCCCTCTGGGCGAATGGGACCTCCTGGGATGGATGGACCAGACGGGAAGGATGGTGAAAAGGGTGCGAAGGGTGATGAAG GGGATCAAGGGAGGCCCGGAAATCAGGGAAAACCTGGTGTCAAAGGCAGAGATGGTGTGATTGGCAAGGCAGGACCAAGAGGGTTAAAGGGCCAACGTGGATCGGCGGGACTGACGGGAAAGAGAGGACAGAAGGGAGATGTGGGGGACAAGGGTGAGGAGGGTCACCCAGGGCGCTGCAACTGCGGCACCGCAGCCCGGTCGGCCTTCTCAGTGGCCGTCACGAAAAGCTACCCCAAGGAGAGGCTGCCCATCCGCTTCTCCCGAGTCCTTCTGAACGAAGGGAACCACTACAACACCAGCAGCGGGAAGTTTGTCTGTGCAATCCCTGGAGTTTACTATTTCAGCTACGACATCACTCTGGCCAACAAACACCTGGCCATCGGCCTGGTGCACAACGGACAGTACAAGATCAAGACGTTTGACGCCAACACCGGGAACCATGATGTCGCGTCTGGCTCTACTGTtctccatctgcagcagcaCGACCAGGTCTGGCTGCAGATCTTCTACTCGGAGCAGAACGGACTCTTTTTTGACCCGTTCTGGACGGACAGCACCTTCACTGGCTTCCTCATTTACGCTGACCAAAACGTCCTCAATGAGGCAGATAGAGAAGCCAACGCTGAGGACAGCAGGTGA
- the slu7 gene encoding pre-mRNA-splicing factor SLU7: MTEQTNGGSEATLGLDEPKKMTREDWRKKKELEEQRKLGNAPAEVDEEGKDINPHIPQYISSVPWYIDPSKRPTLKHQRPQEETQEKFSSIGEWYKRGVKENSIATKYRKGACENCGAMTHKKKDCLERPRKVGAKFTGTAIAPDEHDQVQLTMDYDGKRDRWNGYDPEDHQRIVEEYAKVDLAKRQLKAQKLQDELASGKLDQSEREHDSEGEDEDKYADDIDMPGQNFDSKRRITVRNLRIREDTAKYLRNLDPNSAYYDPKTRAMRENPYSNAGFNPDEVSYAGDNFARYTGDTITMAQTQLFAWEAYERGSEVHLQADPTKLELLHRSFKVKKEDFKEEQRESILEKYGGQEHLDAPPRELLLAQTEDYVEYSRHGAVLKGLEKAVARSKYEEDVLINNHTCIWGSYWKDGFWGFKCCHSMVKQSYCTGQSGIATNNTDCVPFEEGLNEVEEEEPKTLLEMHQDKMLKEKKKKKKKKYRRHKKHESSDSEDEEKKKEKLKKALDAEDKRVKQVDAMMQLDERKRPYSSLQEVKAPTEEEMEAFRMKRCRPDDPMASFLGQ, from the exons ATGACGGAACAAACCAACGGTGGTTCGGAGGCTACCTTGGGTCTGGATGAACCCAAGAAGATGACCAGGGAAgactggaggaagaagaaggagctggaggagcagagaaagcTGGGAAACGCTCCCGCTGAGGTGGACGAGGAAGGAAA GGACATCAACCCTCACATTCCTCAGTATATTTCATCTGTACCATGGTACATTGACCCATCGAAGAGGCCCACGCTTAAACATCAACGGCCACAGGAAGAAACCCAGGAAAAATTTTCATCTATTGGCGAATGGTATAAGCGAGGTGTGAAAGAG AATTCAATTGCCACAAAATACCGGAAAGGAGCTTGTGAAAACTGTGGCGCGATGACACACAAGAAGAAAGACTGTCTGGAG AGACCCAGAAAGGTTGGAGCAAAGTTTACTGGCACAGCTATTGCTCCAGATGAACATGACCAGGTCCAGCTTACTATGGATTATGACGGGAAGAGGGATCGCTGGAACGGATATGATCCTGAAGATCACCAGCGCATCGTTGAGGAATACGCTAAAGTAGATCTG GCCAAAAGGCAACTGAAGGCACAGAAGCTTCAGGATGAGCTGGCTTCAGGAAAACTTGACCAAAGT GAGCGTGAGCATGACAGCGAGGGAGAGGATGAAGACAAATATGCAGACGACATTGACATGCCTGGGCAGAACTTTGACTCAAAACGACGTATCACTGTCAGAAATCTGCGTATCAGAGAAGACACGGCAAAA TACTTGAGGAATCTGGATCCAAATTCAGCCTACTACGATCCAAAGACTCGAGCTATGCGAGAGAACCCGTACTCAAATGCTGGCTTTAATCCAGACGA AGTTAGTTATGCAGGAGATAACTTTGCTCGCTACACTGGAGACACGATCACCATGGCTCAAACTCAGT TGTTTGCTTGGGAGGCCTACGAAAGAGGGTCTGAAGTGCATCTGCAGGCTGATCCCACCAAACTGGAGCTCCTCCATCGCTCATTCAAAGTGAAGAAGGAGGATTtcaaggaggagcagagggagagcaTCCTGGAGAAG TACGGAGGACAAGAGCACTTGGACGCTCCACCGCGAGAGCTGCTGTTGGCCCAGACTGAGGATTATGTGGAGTACTCTCGTCACGGCGCCGTGCTCAAGGGTCTGGAGAAGGCGGTGGCTCGATCCAAGTACGAAGAGGACGTGCTCATCAACAACCACACA TGTATTTGGGGGTCCTACTGGAAGGATGGCTTTTGGGGTTTCAAGTGCTGCCACTCTATGGTCAAACAGAGTTACTGCACCGGACAGTCAGGAATCGCGACA AACAATACAGACTGTGTTCCGTTTGAAGAAGGGCTGAACGAGGTCGAGGAGGAAGAGCCCAAGACATTGCTAGAG ATGCATCAAGATAAAAtgttgaaagagaaaaagaagaagaagaaaaagaagtatAGGAGGCACAAGAAGCATGAAAGCAGTGATTCAGAAgatgaggaaaagaagaaggaaaagttGAAGAAG GCTCTGGATGCAGAGGACAAGCGCGTGAAGCAAGTGGACGCCATGATGCAGCTGGACGAAAGAAAGCGGCCGTACAGCAGTCTGCAGGAAGTCAAAGCTCccacagaggaagagatggaggccTTCCGCATGAAGCGCTGCCGACCTGATGATCCGATGGCTTCCTTCCTCGGACAGTGA